From the genome of Pelobacter propionicus DSM 2379, one region includes:
- a CDS encoding methyl-accepting chemotaxis protein yields the protein MFKDTGLKKMLMSGFIAMALIGGILGGVGAKLALGSTSGSAPLFVLALVAVGVVLAIVLGSSIVRAVLGQLGAETGEVAAIANLLASGDLSRDIQVAPGDSTSVMAALKRVSDSVRSVVSDASTLSDAAIAGKLSVRADAARHTGEFRRIVEGVNGTLEAVVETVHDAAKRIDLLSRGEIFEEITDGYRGDFGELRESLNRCKQANEALRVDIRTMCIASYEGHLDTRVDPDKHQGFFSRAVAGLNNLFENFTAPLKVTTDYIETISHGALPEVITEEYRGDYNNIKQSVNRCIEGLGGLVEANNVLQKMAVNDHTQKVEGQYLGIYAEVGHAVNDVRERLLRVAQTARSIACGDTSDLEIYKAIGDGKGRRSENDHLVPNFIGMMEAINALVSDANMLADAAVHGNFNTRADLSKHQGDFRKIVAGVNATLDTVVDKVVWYEAIIDAVPFPIHVIDMDMNWTMLNKAFEKLMIESGAVPDRRAAVGKPCSSAAANICNSEKCGIRQLQKGVGESFFDWHGAHCKQDTSYLLNKNGEKIGYVEVVTDLTPILRNRDYTHAEIERMADNLTRLASGNLELDLQVKEADEHTVATREDFVKINESLARVKEAVGSMIADTDMLVHEAIAGRLETRADADKHQGEYRKIVAGINQTLDTVVDKVVWYEAIIDAVPFPIHVIDMDMNWTMLNKAFEKLMIESGAVPDRRAAVGKPCSSAAANICNSEKCGIRQLQRGIGESYFDWHGSQCKQDTSYLVNKRGEKIGYVEVVTDLTPILRNRDYTNCEIERMADNLTRLSAGNLELDLQVKEADEHTAATREGFVKINDSLTKVKEAVGSMIADTDMLVHEAIAGRLETRADADKHQGDYRKIVAGINQTLDTVVDKVMWYEAIIDAVPYPLHVIDMDMNWTMLNKAFEKLMIDSGAVPDRRAAVGKPCSSAAANICNTEKCGIRQLQKGVGESYFDWHGSQCKQDTSYLLNKKGEKIGYVEVVSDLTPILRNRDYTNCEIERMAENLTRLSAGNLELDLQVKEADEHTAATREGFVKINDSLTKVKEAVGSMIGDTNLLVNAALEGRLATRADAGKHQGDFQKVVSGINSTLDAVIGPLNMAADYVARISRGDMPSAISDTYNGDFNDIKNNLNVLIDAIGDITANAKQIAQGNLMVDLKKRCEDDELMESLASMVEKLREVVTEVQSAADNVAAGGQQMSATAQQMSQGATEQAASAEEVSSSMEEMASSIRQNTDNALQTEKIAIKSASDAREGGRAVTETVSAMKEIATKISIIEEIARQTNLLALNAAIEAARAGEHGKGFAVVASEVRKLAERSQAAAGEISQLSTTSVAIAEQAGEMLDKMLPDIQKTAELVQEISAASREQDSGAEQINKAIQQLDQVIQQNASASEQMASTTEELSSQAEQMKATIAFFALDDRRQKALPGPRNAAPRQITAGPRRQAPVVKKPAMPPARSPKSGGVNLDLGPIGPDSLDNEFEKF from the coding sequence ATGTTCAAGGACACGGGGCTGAAAAAAATGCTGATGAGCGGGTTTATCGCAATGGCGCTCATTGGCGGGATACTCGGTGGTGTCGGGGCGAAGCTGGCACTGGGCTCAACCTCCGGTAGCGCACCACTGTTTGTGCTGGCGCTGGTGGCGGTGGGAGTGGTGCTGGCCATCGTACTGGGCAGCAGTATCGTACGTGCCGTACTGGGTCAGCTTGGGGCTGAAACCGGTGAGGTGGCGGCGATTGCCAATCTGCTTGCCTCCGGCGATTTGAGCCGTGACATACAGGTGGCTCCCGGCGACAGCACCAGCGTCATGGCTGCCCTGAAGAGGGTGTCTGATTCGGTTCGATCCGTTGTGAGCGATGCTTCGACACTGTCCGATGCCGCCATCGCCGGGAAACTCTCGGTCCGGGCTGATGCGGCCAGGCACACGGGCGAATTCAGAAGGATCGTCGAGGGGGTGAACGGCACCCTGGAGGCTGTTGTCGAGACGGTTCACGATGCTGCAAAACGTATCGATCTGCTGAGTCGTGGCGAAATCTTCGAAGAGATAACAGACGGTTACCGAGGAGACTTTGGAGAACTGCGTGAAAGCCTCAACCGCTGCAAACAGGCCAACGAGGCGCTGCGCGTCGACATCCGCACCATGTGCATCGCTTCCTACGAAGGGCACCTGGATACCCGCGTCGACCCGGACAAGCATCAGGGCTTCTTCTCCAGGGCCGTTGCCGGCCTGAACAACCTCTTCGAAAACTTCACCGCTCCGCTCAAGGTGACCACTGACTACATCGAGACGATCAGTCACGGTGCACTTCCGGAAGTAATCACCGAAGAGTACCGCGGCGACTACAACAACATAAAGCAGAGTGTCAATCGCTGCATCGAGGGGCTGGGCGGTCTCGTGGAGGCCAACAATGTGCTGCAGAAGATGGCCGTCAACGATCACACCCAGAAGGTGGAAGGCCAGTACCTGGGCATTTACGCCGAAGTCGGCCATGCCGTCAATGACGTCAGGGAGAGGTTGCTGCGCGTGGCTCAAACCGCACGAAGCATCGCCTGCGGCGATACCAGCGACCTGGAAATCTACAAAGCCATCGGCGATGGCAAGGGTCGCCGCAGCGAGAACGATCATCTGGTGCCGAATTTCATTGGCATGATGGAAGCCATAAACGCTCTGGTCAGTGATGCCAACATGCTAGCCGATGCGGCGGTTCACGGCAATTTCAACACCCGCGCCGACCTGAGCAAGCACCAGGGTGATTTCCGTAAGATCGTGGCCGGCGTCAATGCCACCCTGGACACGGTTGTGGACAAGGTTGTCTGGTACGAGGCGATCATCGACGCGGTACCGTTCCCGATCCACGTCATCGACATGGACATGAACTGGACCATGCTGAACAAGGCCTTCGAGAAGCTGATGATTGAAAGCGGAGCGGTTCCGGACCGCAGGGCGGCGGTGGGCAAGCCGTGCAGCAGCGCCGCGGCCAACATCTGCAACAGCGAGAAGTGCGGCATTCGCCAGCTGCAGAAGGGCGTTGGCGAGAGCTTCTTCGACTGGCACGGTGCCCACTGCAAACAGGACACCTCCTACCTGCTCAACAAGAATGGCGAGAAGATCGGCTACGTGGAGGTGGTCACCGACCTCACCCCGATCCTCAGGAACCGCGACTACACCCACGCCGAGATCGAGCGCATGGCCGACAACCTGACCAGGCTGGCGTCCGGCAATCTGGAGCTGGATCTGCAGGTGAAGGAAGCCGATGAGCACACCGTCGCCACCAGGGAAGACTTCGTCAAGATCAACGAGAGTCTGGCCAGGGTGAAGGAGGCGGTCGGCTCCATGATCGCCGATACGGACATGCTGGTGCACGAGGCCATCGCCGGCAGGCTGGAGACCCGCGCCGATGCCGACAAACACCAGGGCGAATACCGCAAGATCGTGGCCGGCATCAACCAGACCCTGGACACGGTTGTGGACAAGGTTGTCTGGTACGAGGCGATCATCGACGCGGTACCGTTCCCGATCCACGTCATCGACATGGACATGAACTGGACCATGCTGAACAAGGCCTTCGAGAAGCTGATGATTGAAAGCGGAGCGGTTCCGGACCGCAGGGCGGCGGTGGGCAAGCCGTGCAGCAGCGCCGCGGCCAACATCTGCAACAGCGAGAAGTGCGGCATCCGCCAGCTGCAGCGGGGCATTGGCGAGAGCTACTTCGACTGGCACGGATCCCAGTGCAAGCAGGACACCTCCTATCTGGTCAACAAGCGCGGCGAGAAGATCGGCTATGTGGAGGTGGTCACCGATCTGACCCCGATCCTCAGGAACCGCGACTACACCAACTGTGAGATCGAGCGCATGGCCGACAACCTGACCAGGCTGTCTGCCGGTAACCTGGAGCTGGATCTGCAGGTCAAGGAAGCCGATGAACACACCGCCGCCACCAGGGAAGGTTTTGTCAAGATCAACGACAGTCTCACCAAGGTTAAGGAGGCGGTTGGCTCCATGATCGCCGATACGGACATGCTGGTGCACGAGGCCATCGCCGGCAGGCTGGAGACCCGTGCCGATGCCGACAAGCACCAGGGCGACTACCGCAAGATCGTGGCAGGCATCAACCAGACTCTGGACACCGTGGTGGATAAGGTTATGTGGTATGAAGCAATCATCGATGCGGTGCCATACCCACTCCACGTCATCGACATGGACATGAACTGGACCATGCTGAACAAGGCCTTCGAGAAGCTGATGATTGACAGCGGAGCGGTTCCGGACCGCAGGGCGGCGGTGGGCAAGCCGTGCTCGAGCGCGGCGGCCAACATCTGCAACACCGAGAAATGCGGCATCCGCCAACTGCAGAAGGGCGTCGGCGAGAGCTACTTCGACTGGCACGGTTCCCAGTGCAAGCAGGATACATCCTACCTGCTCAACAAAAAGGGCGAGAAGATTGGCTATGTGGAGGTTGTTTCGGATCTTACCCCGATCCTCAGGAACCGTGACTACACCAACTGCGAGATCGAGCGCATGGCGGAGAACCTGACCAGGCTGTCTGCCGGTAACCTGGAGCTGGATCTGCAGGTCAAGGAAGCTGATGAACACACCGCCGCCACCAGGGAAGGTTTTGTCAAGATCAACGACAGCCTCACCAAGGTGAAGGAGGCGGTCGGCTCCATGATCGGCGATACTAACCTGCTGGTGAATGCTGCACTGGAGGGAAGACTTGCGACCCGTGCCGATGCCGGCAAGCACCAGGGTGACTTCCAGAAGGTGGTCTCGGGGATCAACAGCACCCTTGACGCGGTCATCGGACCGCTGAACATGGCTGCCGACTACGTTGCCCGCATCTCCAGGGGAGACATGCCGAGCGCTATCAGCGACACCTACAACGGCGACTTCAACGACATCAAGAACAACCTCAACGTACTGATCGACGCCATCGGTGATATCACCGCCAACGCCAAGCAGATTGCCCAGGGGAACCTGATGGTCGACCTGAAGAAACGTTGCGAAGATGACGAACTGATGGAATCCCTGGCATCCATGGTGGAGAAGCTCAGGGAAGTGGTCACGGAAGTCCAGTCAGCTGCCGATAACGTGGCGGCCGGCGGCCAGCAGATGTCCGCCACGGCCCAGCAGATGTCCCAGGGCGCCACCGAGCAGGCCGCCAGCGCCGAGGAAGTCTCCTCCAGTATGGAAGAGATGGCCTCCAGCATCCGCCAGAACACGGACAATGCCCTGCAGACCGAGAAGATCGCCATCAAGTCCGCCTCCGACGCCCGCGAAGGGGGCAGGGCGGTAACGGAGACCGTGTCTGCCATGAAGGAGATCGCCACCAAGATCTCCATCATCGAAGAGATCGCCCGCCAGACCAACCTGCTGGCGCTGAATGCCGCCATCGAGGCTGCCCGTGCCGGCGAGCACGGCAAAGGCTTCGCGGTGGTAGCCTCTGAGGTAAGAAAACTTGCCGAACGGAGTCAGGCTGCTGCCGGCGAGATCAGCCAGCTCTCCACCACCAGCGTGGCAATCGCCGAGCAGGCCGGCGAGATGCTGGACAAGATGCTGCCGGACATCCAGAAGACCGCAGAACTGGTGCAGGAAATCAGCGCCGCCAGCCGTGAGCAGGATAGCGGCGCCGAGCAGATCAACAAGGCCATCCAGCAGCTGGACCAGGTAATCCAGCAGAACGCCTCTGCCAGTGAGCAGATGGCCTCCACCACCGAGGAACTCTCCAGCCAGGCCGAGCAGATGAAGGCCACCATAGCATTCTTCGCGCTGGACGACCGCAGGCAGAAGGCCCTGCCGGGACCGCGAAATGCGGCGCCCAGGCAAATCACAGCCGGTCCGCGCCGTCAGGCTCCGGTGGTAAAGAAACCGGCAATGCCCCCAGCGAGAAGCCCGAAGAGTGGGGGGGTGAACCTGGATCTGGGACCCATCGGGCCTGACAGCCTCGATAACGAGTTTGAAAAATTCTAA
- a CDS encoding hybrid sensor histidine kinase/response regulator: MSRSQKLECIGTLAGGVAHDFNNILTVIIGACTLLEMNAADYPDQMPFVSRIRNYAERAAQLTQDLLIFSRRQAVVMGPENLVEVFHDMHRFLGSIIGEDIQLITDQQEKTVMVMVDLGQIEQVLMNLAANSRDAMPRGGVLRMRLSRVTNDGALPHLEGCPLGDYALMTVSDTGTGIDRENLCRIYEPYFTTKELHAGAGLGLSVVYGIISQHNGAIHVQSSPGEGTLFSIYLPICDQEEMVMSETGAGLLPGGTETILLVDSDPVMLKINASLLEGAGYMVLTASDGLEAQELLRRGQEAISLVVLDEALLPVHDLETCWRQLANDDKIKFMLLQGTDDAGTARTMKGAARITKPLDPLLLLEQVRALIDGRTL; this comes from the coding sequence ATGAGCCGGTCGCAAAAACTGGAGTGCATCGGGACACTGGCTGGTGGAGTTGCCCATGATTTCAACAATATCCTGACGGTAATCATCGGCGCCTGTACCCTGCTGGAAATGAACGCGGCCGATTATCCCGATCAGATGCCGTTCGTCTCCCGGATTCGCAATTATGCCGAACGGGCCGCGCAGCTTACCCAAGATCTTCTGATATTCAGTCGCAGGCAGGCGGTTGTCATGGGGCCCGAGAATCTAGTGGAGGTCTTTCATGACATGCATCGTTTTCTGGGGAGCATCATCGGCGAAGATATTCAGCTGATAACCGACCAGCAGGAGAAAACGGTGATGGTTATGGTTGATCTCGGGCAGATTGAGCAGGTTCTCATGAATCTGGCGGCCAACTCCCGTGACGCCATGCCCCGCGGCGGTGTTCTGCGCATGCGTCTGTCGCGGGTTACGAATGATGGAGCTCTGCCCCATCTAGAAGGTTGCCCTTTGGGTGACTATGCCCTGATGACGGTATCCGATACCGGAACAGGAATCGACAGGGAGAACCTCTGCCGAATCTACGAACCTTATTTCACCACCAAGGAACTGCACGCCGGAGCCGGTCTCGGCCTCTCCGTCGTGTACGGCATCATCAGCCAACATAACGGCGCCATACATGTGCAGAGCAGTCCGGGTGAGGGAACACTATTTAGCATATACCTGCCGATATGCGATCAGGAGGAGATGGTGATGTCAGAAACTGGCGCAGGGCTATTACCGGGGGGCACGGAAACCATCCTGTTGGTTGACAGTGACCCGGTCATGTTGAAAATCAATGCCAGCCTTCTGGAGGGGGCGGGCTACATGGTCCTGACTGCTTCGGATGGTCTGGAAGCGCAGGAACTGCTTCGACGCGGGCAGGAAGCGATTTCGCTGGTTGTGCTTGATGAGGCGCTGCTTCCCGTACATGATCTGGAGACCTGCTGGCGGCAGCTTGCAAACGATGACAAAATCAAGTTCATGCTGCTCCAGGGAACCGACGACGCGGGGACAGCGCGTACGATGAAGGGGGCTGCCAGGATCACGAAGCCTCTTGATCCCCTGCTGCTTTTGGAACAGGTTCGCGCCTTGATCGATGGGCGTACCCTCTGA
- a CDS encoding cytochrome P460 family protein → MKSRLSLVVSVVVLFASIAAFAAPAVLLPKGYRSWKKSERKVVTDKSSLFYGIHYIYADTKAMKGYQAGNRFAEGSRIIVEHFNIKGNPAVDGPKNMVVMMRKDKRFQKTGGWQFSGFGANGKPSGIDPVATCFGCHLKDASQRDFVISTVKDFK, encoded by the coding sequence ATGAAATCAAGGTTATCCCTCGTTGTCTCCGTTGTGGTTCTTTTCGCCTCGATCGCTGCGTTCGCAGCTCCCGCCGTACTGCTCCCCAAGGGGTACCGTTCCTGGAAAAAGAGTGAACGGAAAGTCGTTACCGACAAGAGTTCTCTTTTCTACGGAATCCATTACATCTATGCCGATACAAAGGCAATGAAGGGCTACCAGGCTGGCAACCGTTTTGCCGAAGGGAGCCGCATCATTGTGGAGCACTTCAACATCAAGGGTAATCCCGCAGTTGACGGCCCGAAGAACATGGTCGTCATGATGCGCAAGGACAAACGTTTCCAAAAGACCGGCGGCTGGCAATTCTCCGGGTTTGGCGCCAACGGCAAGCCGAGTGGAATCGATCCGGTTGCCACCTGCTTTGGCTGCCACCTGAAGGACGCGTCACAGCGGGACTTCGTGATCTCCACAGTAAAAGACTTCAAGTGA
- a CDS encoding methyl-accepting chemotaxis sensory transducer, whose product MSLAIESFSKKNDSASVAKTVASWRKSIAPAIETLRVLAGTTEDEFLQMGSQLQSFYQRSVDITRMAGELMDIVSGERLQMLIGRLRQMMSDMEEYLAGARSRSGDSFKTLEQVQNLLEQLTTPLEGFQKMNKTLRMLSISTKIESSRLGDLGSGFVNLAMDVEKLSHQVNEKSATILNHRQLLAVTIQSNLKSVYSSEAAQDAEVRGALSRTAASLQELIAVTDRCSSFGSMVSEVSADVSANISEVVSSQQTHDITRQQVEHVVEALEKLSTNLAVVEEAVLDDESGRALVIESGDVCELQEAQLRFATSELYAAVCTIVENLRDVASKQSSMAHESLSVAGVADSGSGSFVDDLRQGMSSVTSVLVGCAKSDHDIATTMQSVAATIQQITGFVEDIEYIGSEIDLIALNSQIKAAHTGREGAALGVLAEAIKRLSDEAVRQTESVASTLNVIHTTTEHLTAESFGDEAGSGGLISAMEAELSEILHTLGVMNDELFGLLAGLGENVQSLTEDVESATSGIDVHERIKNMAGGVLTDLERIVEQARHIEPASSQFKQNLRHMEEHYTMESERHIHEAIARKRGGNHATSAQQPETSTAQTDAQSDSEFGDNVDLF is encoded by the coding sequence ATGTCACTAGCAATTGAATCCTTTTCGAAAAAGAACGACTCGGCATCGGTTGCCAAAACAGTCGCCTCCTGGCGGAAGAGTATTGCTCCCGCGATTGAGACGCTGCGAGTGCTGGCCGGGACAACCGAAGACGAGTTCCTGCAGATGGGGTCGCAGTTGCAGTCATTTTACCAGCGCTCGGTTGACATTACCCGTATGGCCGGTGAGCTGATGGATATCGTTTCCGGTGAACGCCTGCAAATGCTGATTGGCCGTCTGCGTCAGATGATGTCGGATATGGAAGAGTATCTGGCCGGCGCGCGCAGCCGCAGCGGCGATAGTTTCAAGACCCTGGAACAGGTGCAAAATCTGCTGGAGCAGTTGACCACACCCCTCGAGGGATTCCAGAAGATGAACAAGACCTTGCGTATGCTGAGCATCTCGACCAAAATCGAGAGTTCTCGTTTGGGGGATTTGGGCAGTGGTTTTGTTAATCTTGCCATGGATGTTGAAAAACTCTCCCATCAGGTCAACGAAAAGTCGGCAACCATCCTGAATCATCGCCAGTTGCTGGCAGTGACAATCCAGTCGAACCTCAAGTCCGTTTACTCCAGTGAAGCAGCTCAGGATGCCGAGGTGCGGGGGGCGCTTTCCAGAACCGCGGCCAGCCTTCAGGAGCTGATTGCCGTCACCGATCGCTGCTCCAGTTTCGGTTCCATGGTTTCCGAAGTTTCCGCGGATGTCAGCGCCAATATCAGTGAGGTTGTCTCATCGCAGCAGACCCATGACATAACACGCCAGCAGGTGGAGCATGTCGTCGAGGCACTGGAAAAGCTGTCAACCAACCTTGCTGTCGTGGAGGAAGCTGTTCTGGACGATGAAAGTGGCAGGGCCCTGGTTATCGAGTCCGGGGATGTGTGCGAACTTCAGGAAGCACAACTCCGTTTCGCCACTTCGGAGTTGTATGCGGCGGTCTGTACAATCGTTGAAAATCTCCGTGATGTTGCCAGCAAGCAGAGTTCCATGGCCCATGAATCCCTCTCCGTAGCCGGTGTGGCCGACTCCGGTAGCGGTTCGTTCGTTGATGATCTGAGGCAGGGCATGTCATCCGTCACCTCGGTGCTGGTCGGCTGCGCCAAGTCCGATCACGATATCGCGACTACCATGCAGAGCGTGGCCGCCACTATCCAGCAGATTACCGGCTTTGTCGAAGATATCGAGTATATCGGTTCCGAAATAGACCTGATTGCACTTAATTCGCAGATCAAGGCGGCTCATACCGGTCGGGAAGGGGCGGCTCTGGGAGTGCTGGCCGAGGCGATTAAACGTCTGTCTGACGAAGCGGTCAGGCAGACGGAATCAGTCGCCTCGACGCTCAACGTGATTCATACCACGACCGAGCACCTTACGGCCGAATCCTTTGGCGATGAGGCAGGATCGGGTGGGCTGATCTCGGCCATGGAAGCCGAGTTGTCTGAAATCCTCCACACCCTGGGCGTCATGAACGACGAACTCTTCGGTCTGCTGGCCGGCCTGGGGGAAAATGTGCAGTCCCTGACCGAGGATGTGGAGTCGGCTACCTCCGGAATCGATGTGCATGAGCGGATCAAGAACATGGCTGGCGGTGTGCTTACGGATCTGGAGCGGATCGTTGAACAGGCGCGTCATATAGAGCCGGCCAGCAGTCAGTTTAAACAGAATCTGCGTCACATGGAAGAACACTACACCATGGAGAGCGAACGTCACATCCATGAAGCCATTGCCCGCAAGCGAGGCGGCAATCATGCGACCAGCGCGCAGCAGCCTGAAACATCCACGGCCCAGACCGATGCGCAGAGCGATTCCGAATTTGGCGATAACGTTGATTTGTTCTGA
- a CDS encoding STAS domain-containing protein — MALASTCRENGEIVISSGNRLTIENVGEFARLVREGLEVSQQVSVEFEPEIDIDITGIQVLCSACKTAAASGKTFSCSGPRSRALVEVIQACGAERHAVCTQNNNSTCRWFGGVE; from the coding sequence ATGGCACTTGCGAGTACCTGCCGTGAAAACGGCGAAATCGTCATATCGAGCGGAAACCGCCTGACGATCGAAAATGTGGGCGAATTTGCGCGGCTGGTCCGGGAAGGGTTGGAGGTATCTCAACAGGTGTCGGTCGAGTTTGAACCGGAGATCGATATCGACATCACCGGGATACAGGTTCTCTGTTCGGCCTGCAAGACAGCCGCGGCGAGCGGCAAAACCTTTTCGTGCTCCGGTCCGCGATCCCGGGCTCTGGTCGAGGTGATCCAGGCCTGTGGCGCCGAGCGCCACGCAGTCTGTACACAGAATAACAATTCTACCTGTAGGTGGTTTGGAGGTGTGGAGTAA
- a CDS encoding response regulator, whose product MAKVIMTADDSASVRQMVAFTLKQNGYTVVEAVDGRDALNKLNAQKVDMLLTDLNMPNLDGIGLIKGVRAGSLNKFIPIVMLTTESQDSRKAEGKAAGATGWIVKPFKPEQLIAVIKKVLG is encoded by the coding sequence ATGGCAAAAGTAATCATGACTGCCGATGATTCGGCCAGTGTTCGCCAGATGGTGGCGTTTACCCTCAAGCAGAACGGCTATACCGTCGTGGAAGCGGTGGATGGACGTGATGCCCTGAACAAGTTGAATGCGCAGAAGGTCGATATGCTGCTGACCGACCTGAATATGCCAAATCTGGATGGCATCGGCCTGATCAAGGGAGTGCGGGCCGGTTCCCTGAACAAGTTCATCCCGATCGTCATGCTGACTACCGAATCCCAGGACTCGAGGAAAGCCGAGGGCAAGGCGGCCGGCGCCACCGGGTGGATTGTCAAGCCGTTCAAACCCGAGCAGCTGATTGCCGTTATCAAGAAGGTACTGGGGTAG
- a CDS encoding chemotaxis protein CheA, with protein MMEQAIATYREEASELLAELESSLLELEDTPDDDDLINRVFRAMHTIKGSGAMFGFDEIASFTHEVETVFDMVRNGKMSVTKRLLDLTLRSRDHILALLDASAGSGEVDRSQGDEIIASLQQLLPQAVGGGGEVEAAPSQSESGEAEATEEKTWRIRFRPTRELLLFGTNPVSLINELRSLGECHVVAQLDEIPLLDDLTAEHCYLYWDIILTSTRGEDAIKDVFIFVEDDCDIKIQLIDSGGLIDREDGYKKLGHILVERGDLSVEEMQTVLTQQKRFGELLVEQGIVDPEKVQSALIEQQHVKAVRQERSAAPQADAAASIRVPAERLDQLINLVGEMVTVQARLSQVSLACGDATFISISEEVERLTNELRDTALNIRMLPIGSTFSKFKRLVRDLSQELGKEIEMETFGAETELDKTVIEKLNDPLVHIIRNSIDHGIEMPDVRRAAGKPSVGTVCLGAVHSGDSVLITIRDDGAGLDRDTIRAKAVERGLLAATAEVSDKEIYSQIFAPGFSTAQKITNISGRGVGMDVVKRGIQDLRGTIEVDSVRGSGTTITLRIPLTLAIIESLLVKIGDSHFVLPLAAVEECVELTREDVEAAHGRNLAIIRGNLTPFISLREQFEIDGDRPDIEQIVIVSVNGMRIGFVVDFVVGEHQTVIKPLGRLYQDIKGVSGATILGDGSVALILDPGVLTQCAEMAEASLTQ; from the coding sequence ATGATGGAACAAGCCATAGCAACCTACCGTGAGGAGGCCAGTGAGCTGTTAGCAGAACTGGAGAGCTCGCTTCTGGAACTGGAGGACACGCCGGACGACGATGACCTTATTAATCGCGTCTTCCGCGCCATGCACACCATCAAGGGTTCCGGCGCCATGTTCGGGTTCGACGAGATAGCCTCATTCACCCACGAGGTGGAGACGGTCTTCGACATGGTACGCAATGGGAAGATGAGCGTGACCAAGCGCCTGCTTGACCTGACCCTCAGGTCGCGGGACCATATCTTGGCGCTTTTGGATGCTTCCGCCGGTTCGGGGGAGGTTGACCGCAGCCAGGGCGACGAGATCATAGCCAGTCTGCAGCAGTTGCTGCCGCAGGCCGTGGGAGGTGGCGGCGAAGTAGAGGCGGCGCCCAGTCAGAGTGAGTCTGGCGAAGCTGAGGCTACCGAGGAAAAAACCTGGCGTATCCGCTTTCGCCCCACTCGCGAACTGCTGCTGTTCGGTACCAATCCGGTCTCTCTGATCAATGAACTGCGCAGTCTGGGGGAGTGCCATGTGGTGGCCCAGTTGGACGAGATCCCGCTGCTTGACGACCTGACGGCGGAACACTGCTATCTGTACTGGGATATCATCCTGACCAGCACTCGTGGCGAAGATGCCATCAAGGACGTGTTCATCTTCGTAGAGGATGACTGCGATATCAAGATCCAGCTGATCGACAGCGGTGGCCTGATCGACCGTGAGGATGGCTACAAGAAGCTGGGTCACATCCTGGTGGAGCGTGGCGACCTCTCCGTCGAGGAGATGCAGACGGTTTTAACCCAGCAGAAGCGCTTTGGAGAGCTGCTGGTGGAGCAGGGAATTGTCGACCCCGAGAAGGTCCAGTCGGCCCTGATTGAGCAGCAGCACGTCAAGGCCGTGCGTCAGGAGCGGAGCGCCGCTCCCCAGGCGGATGCCGCTGCCAGTATCCGTGTCCCTGCCGAACGGCTGGATCAGCTGATCAACCTGGTGGGGGAGATGGTCACGGTGCAAGCCCGGCTTTCCCAGGTTTCATTGGCTTGTGGCGATGCCACCTTCATTTCCATCTCCGAAGAGGTGGAGCGACTCACCAACGAGTTGCGCGATACGGCCCTGAACATCCGTATGCTGCCTATAGGCAGTACCTTCAGTAAGTTCAAACGACTGGTGCGCGACCTTTCCCAGGAACTGGGCAAGGAAATCGAGATGGAGACTTTCGGGGCCGAGACCGAACTGGACAAGACCGTCATCGAAAAGCTGAACGACCCGCTGGTGCATATCATCCGCAACAGCATCGACCACGGCATCGAGATGCCCGATGTTCGGCGGGCCGCCGGAAAGCCCTCCGTCGGCACCGTCTGCCTGGGGGCCGTACATTCCGGCGACTCGGTTCTGATAACCATCCGTGATGACGGTGCCGGCCTGGACCGGGACACTATCCGCGCCAAGGCTGTTGAGCGGGGCCTTCTGGCCGCCACTGCCGAGGTGTCCGACAAGGAAATCTATTCGCAGATCTTTGCCCCCGGGTTCTCCACCGCGCAGAAGATCACCAACATCTCCGGCCGTGGTGTTGGCATGGATGTGGTTAAACGCGGCATCCAGGATCTGCGTGGCACCATCGAAGTTGACAGCGTGCGGGGAAGCGGCACCACCATCACCCTGCGGATTCCCCTGACCCTGGCCATCATCGAGAGTCTGCTGGTCAAGATCGGCGACAGCCACTTCGTACTGCCCCTGGCCGCGGTGGAGGAGTGCGTGGAACTGACCCGGGAGGATGTGGAGGCAGCCCATGGACGCAACCTGGCAATCATCAGGGGCAATCTCACGCCGTTCATCTCGCTGCGGGAACAGTTCGAGATTGACGGTGATCGTCCTGATATCGAGCAGATCGTGATCGTCTCGGTGAATGGGATGCGCATCGGATTCGTGGTCGATTTTGTGGTTGGCGAGCACCAGACCGTGATCAAACCGCTGGGGCGGTTATACCAGGACATCAAGGGGGTATCGGGCGCCACCATCCTGGGCGACGGTTCCGTGGCCCTGATCCTCGACCCCGGCGTGTTGACCCAGTGCGCCGAAATGGCCGAGGCCAGCCTGACTCAGTGA